In Anopheles arabiensis isolate DONGOLA chromosome 2, AaraD3, whole genome shotgun sequence, the genomic window ACAGCCTCACGGCCATCAATCAACCGATGGTCGTAGGTCAGGGCTACGTACATCATGGGTCGGATTACCAcctgaaaaaaaatcgatcatATATACGGTTACACGAACAATACGAACAACGCTACCACTTTTCTTTCCCGCGTACCTGTCCCTTCACAGCGATCGGTCGCTCGAAGATGCCGTGCATGCCAAGAATGGCGCTCTGCGGAGGATTGATGATGGGCGTGCCGAGCAGCGATCCGAACACTCCACCGTTCGAGATGGTGAAGGTGCCACCATCCATGTCCTCTACGGCCAACGTTCCCTTTTTCGCCTTATCCGCCAGCCCAGCGATGGCCAGCTCGATATCGGCGTAGTTCATACCTTCCACATTTCTCAGCACTGGTACTACCAGACCCTTCGGCGACGCTACGGCTACCGAAATGTCTACGTAATCACGATAGATAATTTCCTACAACACGGCAACCAATTGGGCATGTTAGAAGAATGTaaacatgaaaaacaaacgatcaaTTGTGCACTTACGTTTTCGTCAATGACTGCATTCACGACGGGTTGGTCCTGCAGGGCATAGGCAGCTGCTTTGCAGAAGGCAGACATGAAGCCCAGCTTCATGCCGTACTTCTTTTGGAACGCTTCCAAATGTTGCTTACGGAAATCCATGATGAAGCTAAAGAGAATATCATTAGTAAGTTCGTTAGTTGATAGTTTATGatttaaaaggaaaacaatttttttttacactacgtcaacacgtcacattaCTCTGGTTTCTAAGTAACCGAATGCTTAACACTCCCTTTTCCATTGAAAAGGATCAATTTCAAGCATCTTTTCTGACTTGCGTCAATCCATGTCAAATGCTTCGGCAGAGCACGGTGCGCAAGATTGCGTACCAACACAAAAGACGCTACCACCTGGCGCGCATGGGTTCCAATTATTGCGAATGTTATTTTTAAGATTTATCCTACGGAGCAACATAATGGACAGCAGCACAGAAGCACCACCATCGGGTACAGTACAATGTTGGACAAGCTTTCGCTTAGAATCTTTCACGCATGCGTGCATGGCGTTTCTCACCGTTTTTCCCATAAGCATTATCTCACAATTACGTCATGCCGTGTGGTGGTTGGCCTTCACCATTCACCACCGCTATGATACGTCATCTTGCGTCGCCCACCTTCAAGGTTGATGCGTCATCAGTTGAGGCATCGACTGAATATGCGCCACCATTCATATTGATCAATTGCTATGCTAAAAATGGGCACGGACGATTCAAAAACGGTGCCgagtgtttgttttgagcCCTCAAAAATCTCACCGGAGGCTTGGCCTAGCAGTGGACTGATTATGCTGTTCGAAAAACAATCAACCCACCAGCAATGCGATGGGATTAGGCCTGTCAAGATGCGCCACTCACTGTTGCCAGCCAGTAGCGATAAGGGCATGCGACGGACGACATAggacgcatacacacacatgggagGCATGGCGACGAAAGATAATGGCCTTATCGCCGATACTCACCTCATGTCGATTTCGTTGAACGTCGTCAGCATTGCGTTCGTGTTTTGCGCCTCCTTCAGGCGCGAGGCAATCTTCAGCCGCATGCGCGTCATCTTGACGCGCTGCTCCGTGCGCGTTCCGGTGATTTCCTTCGTGTAATCAGCCGGCGGTACCTTCACGGTGGCCGCCTCGATGGCCTGCGCATGGCGGATCGCTGCAACTGGCATTCGGCTAATCGGTGCCGCTGGtttcggcggtggtggtggcggaggcGTACCTGCGGCGGccgctggtggtggcggtggcggagcGGCAGCCGCtaccggtggtggcggcggtggtggtggtggggccgctgctgccggtgccggAGCGTCGGCCGGC contains:
- the LOC120894634 gene encoding dihydrolipoyllysine-residue succinyltransferase component of 2-oxoglutarate dehydrogenase complex, mitochondrial, with translation MAGILSISSRNLPRAALRLGLRSLEGQSAPQQGTVTGSRSYHQGRRLLPSVAVRSAVTDSGRRCESVRNSIKAQGWAVNERAIFTSARMLSSEIVKVPPFADSVSEGDVKFEKKVGDAVAADEVVMEIETDKTTVGVPAPGHGIIEEIYVADGDTVKAGQQLFKLKITGEAPKASAAKPADAPAPAAAAPPPPPPPPPVAAAAPPPPPPAAAAGTPPPPPPPKPAAPISRMPVAAIRHAQAIEAATVKVPPADYTKEITGTRTEQRVKMTRMRLKIASRLKEAQNTNAMLTTFNEIDMSFIMDFRKQHLEAFQKKYGMKLGFMSAFCKAAAYALQDQPVVNAVIDENEIIYRDYVDISVAVASPKGLVVPVLRNVEGMNYADIELAIAGLADKAKKGTLAVEDMDGGTFTISNGGVFGSLLGTPIINPPQSAILGMHGIFERPIAVKGQVVIRPMMYVALTYDHRLIDGREAVTFLRKVKAAVEDPRIVLAGL